Below is a window of Candidatus Tumulicola sp. DNA.
ACGCAATCGACCTTCGATCGTGATTTGCTCGACCGCCTCGTGGCCGGCGTGCCGTCCCCGTTCGGCACGCGCACCGTGAACCAGACCCGCGGTGCCAGCATCACAGCCAACTTGCCTTCGCGCGAACGCCACACGTACTCCATACAAGCCACCACGAGCGACACGCACGTCACGGTCACACCGCTCGCGGGCTCGCCGAGCTTTTTCGCAAACGCCAACGGCTTGTCCGATTTCAGCACGCTCACGTTCTCCGACAAGATCAAGTCCAGCCCCAAGCTGACCCTGGGATCGCGCCTCGGCCTGAGCTATTCTTCGCAGACGTCCGCGTCGTTCATCGGCGGCGTGAATGCGGCATGGAATCCGAACGATTTCGACACGCTGTCCGGCACCTTCGATCTGGGCGGATCCGGCGCGTTCCCGTCGCGCGTCCAGACGTTGACCGACCCGGCTTCACTTCGCTTCGACTGCAACGCGGACGCGGGCTACGGCAGCGGCCCTGGAGACGAACCCGGCGCGCAGAGTTCGGTGTCCGCGCGCATGAGCTGGCAGCATAAGATGCGCGCCGGCCAAGTGACCGCTACCCTGTACCATCAGCTTCAAAACGACGTGCTGCTCAACACGCTCGTCAACGGCTCGGTCTTGCCGCCGGGATACTTTCCGCCGAATTACATCAACAACGCGCAACTCATCTTCCAATCGCCGGCTGGCTGCGCGACGCCGGCTGGGTTCGGTCCGAACAACCTCTACCTGAACGTGCCGATCGCGGGCACGCGCCGCGTCTACGAAGGCATCCAGCTCACCGGCGGTTTTCGCGCCGGGCAAAGCCTCGTGATCGAGCCCTACTACAACGTGCAGGTCGTCAAGGAACTCTCGAACGACCCCCGGCTGCTTGACCCGTTCTCCATCACCATTCCGGGCGCACAGCTGCCCGGCGTGCCGCTGCACCGCGCGGGCATGACGCTGGACTTCAAACCGCCGCGGTCGTCGATCGAGTGGCTCGCCGATGCGCAGTACGTCTCATCGAACAACTCGCAGAATCTGCCTGGGTATGTGACCACCGACGCCGGCGTGGCCATCCAATTCACGCACGGCACGCTGACCATCGCCGGGACGAACTTGCTCAACAAATTCGGCGGCGTGTTCGCGACGCCGGCCAACGCAGTGCCGCTGCCGACGCTCGGAGGGCCGCCGCTGCCCACCGTGGCGAGACCGCTTGCGCCGCGCCAATACTCGTTCACGTACAGCGTGAAATTCGGCAATCTGCCGGCGGGTCAGAACGCGTCGCTGTTGGCGTCCGTAGGCGCGGCGCCGGGTCCGAACCGCCAGGGCTTCTTCGCCTCGCTTCCTGCCTTGAGCAAAACGCCGCCCGCCGAGCCGTTCGCGCTCGACAAGAAACCGACGTGCACCGGCGACACCGTTCCCACTGCCACAGCGCTGCTCGATCAGATCAAATCGTATGTAGCGGCGGTTGACGCTGCCAAGGGCCCGAGCGGTTATCCGCAGGCGCCGCCTGCCGACGCGCCCGCCATCACGGGCATGAACGTGACGTACCATCGAACCGACGACGCATACGCGCTCATCTTCACGGCGACCAAGTTCCAGACCATTCGCGGCATCATGTCCTGCGCGCAGGTGCACATCGGCAGCGCGGCGGACGCGCAAGCGCAGAATCTCTACGTGCCGCCGGTAAGCGCGTTCAGCCGCTTCCCGCTTGTGTACGCGCCGGCGCAAGGATTCTATCTCGTGCGTCAGCCGCAACAACCCGGCCAGGAGCAGTTCCGCTTGTTCCGCCTGCCAACCGCAATACCGAGCGCTCCATTTGCGTCGATCACCGCACCTGGTTGCACGGCAGAGTTGCGCCAGGCGGCTGAACCCTTGTTGGGCGCGCTGAACGCTTATTTCGCGAACTACGATCCGGCCAAACCGCCCGCGCAGGCGCCGGCCGGCTGGACCGTGACGCCGCACGTGCTCGCGAAGGGCTACTACGCGGAGCTGCAAGTCGAGGACATCTCGCGCCTGCCTGCGGTGCTGTATTGCGGCCACGTCTCGGCCGCGACGAGCGACGAGATCAAGGCGCTTGGATTAGACGGCGCGCGGCCGCCGACGCTGAACTACACGCCTTCGATCGGAATCTATTTGATGCGCTTCAATCCGCAGCAGCGCGGCCAAAACTAATGTAGTGCCGGGGCTTTAGCCCCGGAAATCACGCGGTTTGCGCGGGCTCCAGCGGGCGGCCGGCGGCGACGGCCAACGCGATGTCGATGCGAGAGCGCAGACTGCACTTCGAAAGAATGTTGCCGATGTGGAACTCGACCGTTCGCGGCACGATGTGCAGCAGCTCGGCGATCTCGGCGTTGGTCTTGCCGTTCGCGATGAGCAGCGCGATGGCGTGCTCGCGCTGACTTAAGAGACCCTTGTGCTGCTGCCAACGACCAGGGCGGAAGCGATGCGCGCGGGCGAGCGCTCGGGCGCGGTCGCCTTCGTGTTTGGCTCCCATCAAGTCGAACGCTTCGACCACCTTGCCGAACAGCGCGCGATCCTTGCAGGCGTCGGCGACCGCCAGCTGCAGATACCCGCGCCAGTAGGCCATCTGGCCCTTTTCCGCCACGCCCAGCAAGAGGCTGCGAGCCGTGTCGACGTCACCATCCAAGAGCGCGCGGAAACCGTCCACTTCCTGAAGCAGCGCGGTTGCGACGGAGGACCCGCCGGCGCAGCGTTGGGCGAGCGCCTCGCGTGCGGCTGCCGCTTCGCTGCGACGACCCAAGCCGTAGGCGATGCGGGCGATGCCGGCCTGGGCACGCAATTCGTGGGCCTCTGCGTGAGCCTGCGCCGAGCCGCCGTTGAGCGCGACCTTGTAGAACGCGAGCGCTGACTCCATCCGCCCGAGCAGCTCATCCACGAAGCCTGCGATGTATGCCGCGGCGCGATTCTCGGCAGGGCACAGATCGAGCGCGCGGAGTTGCGTCAGCGTCGCTTCGGCGGCTTCGAAGTCGCCGAGCATCGCCAATAACGCGGTTTGCTGGCCGAGCGCGCGTCCATAGAATGCTCGGTTCGTTTCGCGCACCGAGTTGCCGGCGCTGATGCTCAAGCCCAAGGCCTCGCGCAAACGGCCCTGGTCGGTCATCACGCTGGCCAAGTTGCTCATCAGCAGCGAACGGACCGCATTCGACTTGTTGCCCTGGAAGTCGATGCCGTACCGGCACCAGCGTTCGAACTCGGTGATGTCGCCGGCGAGATCGTTGAGATAGCAAAGAATCGCGCAGCCGCCGGCCACGTCTTGCGCGAGATCGGCCGCCGCGCCGGCTCGAACCGCTTCCTCGACGATGGCGACGCCTTTGGCGGGTTCTCCGAGCCGGGCCACGACGTGGCCGTAAACGCAGTTGAGTCTGACCGCCTCGCGCCGATCGCCCCGCCCGTTCAGCGCGACGATGCCGCGCTCGAGCGCGTCGCGCGCCTGCTCCAGGTCGCCCAAACGCTCGAAGATGGATCCCAAGAGGCGC
It encodes the following:
- a CDS encoding TonB-dependent receptor produces the protein MRRFFAGAIGAAALATAVAFAALPASADETGQITITVTDATSKAPISLARVLLDGPVLTSELSGPDGKVSFVDVPVGIYRARVAKSGYDPVTSAQFEVLGAQIIAVDIALAKSQLKSLGTVTVRSTVTISSSSISDSSATRKLSDTLADALNKLSGVSLSTDPNGSSDATVTVSLEGHDPTQTALTLDGVPLNAPGVAGDLRQINTDLFSSASVNFGASAGALGGGVGFRSVEPTLTWQGKLSTSVGSYGKAATIFSEQGTAGGLGIAFTHSVRGSDSPLDQQMFLDTSGLDYTHLGASESGGNLLKLRARLGSAQTLTGTLVSSNNYDDLLCTRFTGPVPCGYGPGNTSFRHFSFASLSDTALAGLVGLQFTLFGTQSTFDRDLLDRLVAGVPSPFGTRTVNQTRGASITANLPSRERHTYSIQATTSDTHVTVTPLAGSPSFFANANGLSDFSTLTFSDKIKSSPKLTLGSRLGLSYSSQTSASFIGGVNAAWNPNDFDTLSGTFDLGGSGAFPSRVQTLTDPASLRFDCNADAGYGSGPGDEPGAQSSVSARMSWQHKMRAGQVTATLYHQLQNDVLLNTLVNGSVLPPGYFPPNYINNAQLIFQSPAGCATPAGFGPNNLYLNVPIAGTRRVYEGIQLTGGFRAGQSLVIEPYYNVQVVKELSNDPRLLDPFSITIPGAQLPGVPLHRAGMTLDFKPPRSSIEWLADAQYVSSNNSQNLPGYVTTDAGVAIQFTHGTLTIAGTNLLNKFGGVFATPANAVPLPTLGGPPLPTVARPLAPRQYSFTYSVKFGNLPAGQNASLLASVGAAPGPNRQGFFASLPALSKTPPAEPFALDKKPTCTGDTVPTATALLDQIKSYVAAVDAAKGPSGYPQAPPADAPAITGMNVTYHRTDDAYALIFTATKFQTIRGIMSCAQVHIGSAADAQAQNLYVPPVSAFSRFPLVYAPAQGFYLVRQPQQPGQEQFRLFRLPTAIPSAPFASITAPGCTAELRQAAEPLLGALNAYFANYDPAKPPAQAPAGWTVTPHVLAKGYYAELQVEDISRLPAVLYCGHVSAATSDEIKALGLDGARPPTLNYTPSIGIYLMRFNPQQRGQN